Proteins encoded in a region of the Mycolicibacterium duvalii genome:
- a CDS encoding enoyl-CoA hydratase/isomerase family protein produces the protein MTAPAIEQRDEGKVRTLTLNRPDRLNAFTASSYQLLASMLDDAAAADDVAVVLLTGAGRAFCSGVDLSALSDAEDRPAEFGDAFDTLLENLLALPKPLVAAVHGVAVGIGFTLLLHCDVVLVADDTRLRAPFTQLGTAPEAGSSWLLPQVVGAQRAAELILTSRWLEAGEAVDWGLAAESCSPDTLHQRASELAHEIAAHAPAATRAAKRLLLHDRTESVRAALRRERGAATELLQLLGPIARKNGPSTTM, from the coding sequence GTGACAGCGCCGGCCATCGAGCAGCGCGACGAGGGCAAGGTCCGCACGCTGACGTTGAATCGGCCGGATCGGCTCAACGCCTTCACCGCATCGTCCTACCAACTGCTCGCATCGATGCTCGATGACGCGGCCGCGGCCGATGACGTCGCCGTCGTCCTGCTGACGGGGGCGGGCCGGGCGTTCTGCAGCGGCGTCGACCTGAGCGCGTTGTCCGACGCGGAAGACAGACCGGCCGAGTTCGGTGATGCGTTCGACACACTGCTCGAGAATCTGCTTGCGTTGCCGAAGCCGCTGGTTGCCGCGGTCCACGGTGTCGCAGTCGGCATCGGCTTCACCTTGCTGCTGCATTGCGACGTGGTGCTCGTCGCCGACGACACACGGTTGCGCGCACCGTTCACCCAGCTCGGCACCGCACCGGAAGCCGGAAGCAGTTGGCTACTCCCCCAGGTGGTCGGAGCGCAGCGCGCCGCGGAGCTCATTCTCACGTCCCGATGGCTCGAGGCAGGCGAGGCCGTGGACTGGGGGTTGGCCGCGGAGTCCTGTTCGCCAGACACCCTGCACCAGAGGGCGAGTGAGCTAGCACACGAGATCGCCGCGCACGCGCCCGCGGCGACCAGGGCGGCCAAGCGCCTGCTCCTGCACGACCGCACCGAATCCGTTCGCGCCGCGCTACGACGCGAACGCGGCGCGGCCACCGAACTTCTGCAGTTGCTCGGTCCGATCGCTCGGAAGAACGGCCCGTCGACCACGATGTAG
- a CDS encoding thioesterase family protein translates to MTETSFFVKDGNSYVPTSLGRGPWGPSLSGNYIGGLLGRAVEREVDDVELQPARLTVDLLRPVALQPVQMQTTVVRDGRRLRLVDAFMTQNDVLVARASGLFLRRSEHTEDTVWTTPVAMPAIPAEHDQVAGGLPMLLQSYGRDPVAGSPGVGVTEWCHDGQKFAWARETKLLVDDEPLSPFTRAVMAADITSSLTHWGTAGLQFINADYTVTLSRLPEGVWIGLAAVTHYGDAGVATGVATLFDETGPIGSGVATALVNPGFTPPASRAAT, encoded by the coding sequence GTGACCGAGACCAGCTTCTTCGTCAAGGACGGCAACAGTTACGTGCCAACCTCTTTGGGGCGAGGTCCATGGGGTCCCTCACTCTCAGGCAACTACATCGGCGGGTTACTCGGCCGTGCGGTCGAACGAGAAGTCGACGACGTCGAGCTTCAACCGGCGCGGTTGACGGTTGACCTGCTCAGGCCGGTGGCCCTGCAACCGGTGCAGATGCAGACAACGGTTGTGCGGGACGGCCGACGCCTCCGACTGGTGGACGCGTTCATGACGCAGAACGACGTCCTGGTGGCACGGGCGAGCGGACTGTTCCTTCGCCGCAGCGAGCACACCGAGGACACGGTGTGGACGACCCCGGTCGCGATGCCCGCGATCCCAGCCGAACACGACCAAGTCGCCGGCGGGCTACCCATGCTGCTCCAGTCGTACGGACGCGATCCGGTCGCGGGCAGCCCCGGCGTCGGTGTCACCGAGTGGTGTCACGACGGACAGAAGTTCGCCTGGGCGCGGGAGACGAAACTGCTCGTGGACGACGAGCCGCTGTCTCCTTTCACTCGCGCCGTCATGGCCGCAGACATCACCAGTTCGCTGACGCATTGGGGTACTGCGGGGTTGCAGTTCATCAACGCCGACTACACCGTGACGCTCAGTCGGCTGCCCGAAGGCGTCTGGATCGGACTCGCGGCGGTGACGCACTACGGCGATGCCGGGGTGGCCACCGGTGTAGCCACGCTGTTCGACGAAACGGGGCCCATCGGCAGCGGGGTGGCAACGGCGTTGGTGAATCCGGGCTTCACACCACCGGCGTCCAGGGCAGCGACGTGA
- a CDS encoding CoA transferase: MRTIIAGGMVASREGYDYLFEFCNRNKRGICLGVEIARGREVFKRLVRWAEVYVTNQLPPVRRKLRTEPADLMAIDSRLVYARGHGQGQRWVPGERNLRGRASVDSKASFA, translated from the coding sequence ATGCGGACCATCATCGCTGGCGGCATGGTGGCCAGTCGCGAGGGCTACGACTACCTCTTCGAGTTCTGCAACCGCAACAAGCGAGGTATCTGCCTGGGCGTCGAAATCGCCCGTGGGCGCGAGGTTTTCAAAAGGTTGGTGCGCTGGGCGGAGGTCTACGTCACCAACCAGTTGCCACCGGTTCGGCGCAAGTTGCGCACCGAGCCTGCCGACCTGATGGCGATTGATTCGAGGCTGGTCTACGCCAGAGGCCACGGGCAAGGCCAACGATGGGTTCCTGGCGAGCGGAATCTGCGCGGCCGGGCTTCAGTGGACTCGAAGGCCTCGTTCGCGTGA
- a CDS encoding FAD-dependent oxidoreductase, translating to MAYVITQNCCKDASCVPVCPVDCIRPVGAAGQFTGAEMLYIDPEACIDCGACLEECPVDAIHYDEDLPPELERFRDINAAYFERHPLEPSAPAKPRRGDQVRPGTLRVAIVGAGPAACYAATALMEVDGVEVDLFERLPTPFGLIRAGVAPDHQHTKAVAQVFEHALGNKRLRCHLNVEVGADVTHDDLLAHHHAVVYAVGASRSRDLGIPGEDLPGNHSAVDFVGWYNGHPDHAHHEFDLSGERAVIIGNGNVALDAARVLLLDHTQLAKTDIAAHALDALSHSQIREVVILGRRGPRDAAFSAGEFLALGHLSGVDVVITDDELTASSTDDVETELKLRLAREYADKPTTPENKRIVFRFLASPSEVVGSDRAESLRIVSNSVDETGALVTGDPSNGTELIETSLILRSIGYHGSPIDGLPYDATKGVTPNDHGRVIDDDGQPLTGVYVTGWIKRGPRGVIGTNRTCAEETVAALLDDYAADHLSRRVADRNAVLQLLAERGSSPIAWSGWKAIDAAERRRGAEQSRPRVKFVDVAELVASARA from the coding sequence GTGGCATACGTGATCACTCAGAACTGTTGCAAGGATGCCAGTTGCGTGCCGGTGTGCCCGGTCGACTGCATTCGTCCGGTTGGCGCCGCCGGTCAATTCACCGGCGCCGAAATGCTCTACATCGATCCGGAGGCGTGCATCGACTGCGGTGCCTGCCTGGAGGAATGCCCGGTCGACGCGATCCACTACGATGAGGACCTGCCGCCGGAACTCGAACGCTTCCGCGACATCAACGCGGCATACTTCGAGCGTCACCCCTTGGAACCCAGTGCACCTGCGAAGCCCCGCCGTGGCGACCAGGTCCGGCCGGGGACTCTCCGGGTCGCGATCGTCGGCGCCGGGCCTGCCGCGTGCTACGCCGCGACCGCTCTGATGGAGGTCGACGGTGTCGAGGTCGATCTCTTCGAGCGGCTCCCCACGCCCTTCGGCTTGATCCGTGCGGGCGTGGCCCCTGACCACCAACACACCAAGGCGGTCGCCCAGGTCTTCGAGCACGCCCTGGGAAACAAGCGCTTACGCTGTCACCTCAACGTGGAGGTCGGCGCCGACGTGACTCATGACGATCTGCTCGCTCACCACCACGCGGTCGTCTACGCGGTCGGCGCTTCCCGCAGCCGGGATCTCGGCATTCCCGGCGAGGACTTGCCGGGAAACCACTCCGCGGTGGACTTCGTCGGGTGGTACAACGGCCATCCGGACCACGCGCATCACGAGTTCGACCTGTCCGGCGAGCGAGCGGTCATCATCGGTAACGGCAACGTCGCGCTCGACGCAGCCAGGGTGCTGCTCCTGGACCACACGCAGCTCGCGAAGACCGATATCGCAGCACATGCGCTGGATGCGCTGTCGCACAGTCAGATCCGCGAGGTGGTCATCCTCGGGCGGCGCGGACCCCGTGATGCCGCGTTCTCCGCCGGTGAGTTCCTCGCCCTCGGCCATCTGTCCGGGGTGGACGTGGTGATCACCGACGACGAGCTGACGGCGAGCTCGACCGACGACGTCGAGACCGAACTCAAACTTCGACTCGCCCGCGAGTACGCCGACAAGCCGACCACGCCCGAGAACAAGCGCATCGTCTTCCGCTTCCTGGCCTCGCCCTCGGAGGTCGTCGGTTCCGACCGCGCCGAAAGCCTGCGCATCGTGTCCAACAGCGTCGATGAGACAGGCGCATTGGTGACCGGCGATCCCTCCAACGGCACCGAACTGATCGAGACCTCTCTGATCCTGCGGTCCATCGGATATCACGGATCGCCGATCGACGGATTGCCTTACGACGCAACCAAGGGCGTCACGCCGAACGATCACGGTAGGGTCATCGACGACGACGGTCAGCCCTTGACCGGGGTGTACGTGACGGGATGGATCAAGCGGGGTCCGCGGGGCGTCATCGGCACCAACCGCACATGTGCAGAAGAGACTGTGGCTGCACTCCTCGACGACTACGCAGCCGACCATCTCTCGCGACGTGTCGCCGATCGCAACGCCGTACTCCAATTGCTCGCCGAACGCGGGTCGAGCCCCATAGCCTGGAGCGGTTGGAAGGCCATCGACGCGGCCGAGCGGCGGCGTGGGGCCGAGCAGTCACGGCCACGGGTGAAGTTCGTCGACGTCGCCGAGCTGGTCGCCAGTGCAAGGGCTTGA
- a CDS encoding acyl-CoA dehydrogenase family protein has product MKRLVLEADHEVFRDTVQQFIEQELVPNAERWEADRLVDRSAWVAAGKYGLIGFNMPEEYGGGGVDDFRFNAVIDEEIARYGGPAPALSLQNDVVGPYFSSLSNDEQKKRWLPGIISGELIVAVAMTEPGAGSDLAGIRTSAVRDGDDWIVNGSKTFISSGINCDLVVTVCRTDPEAGHKGFTLLVVEDGMEGFTRGRKLEKMGLHYQDTAELHFDNVRVPSANLLGKEGRGFYHLMHNLPSERLSIAISAIAGARETWRQTLQYAKDRRAFGQPIGSFQHNRFLLAEMDTELEIGEQYIDRCLQAVVDGDLTAVEASKAKWWCTETAKKVIDGCVQLHGGYGYMTEYRVARDYMDNRIMTIFGGTTEIMKDIIGRDLGL; this is encoded by the coding sequence ATGAAGCGATTGGTCCTGGAAGCCGACCACGAGGTCTTCCGCGATACGGTTCAACAGTTCATCGAGCAGGAGCTAGTGCCCAACGCCGAGCGGTGGGAAGCTGACCGGCTGGTGGACCGGTCGGCGTGGGTTGCCGCGGGCAAGTACGGATTGATCGGGTTCAACATGCCCGAAGAGTACGGCGGTGGTGGCGTCGACGACTTCAGGTTCAATGCCGTCATCGACGAGGAGATCGCCCGCTACGGTGGACCGGCGCCTGCGCTGAGCCTGCAGAACGATGTAGTCGGCCCGTACTTCTCGTCGTTGAGCAACGACGAGCAGAAGAAGCGCTGGCTCCCCGGCATCATAAGCGGCGAACTGATCGTTGCCGTCGCCATGACAGAACCCGGAGCCGGCAGCGACCTGGCGGGCATCCGCACCTCCGCGGTGCGCGACGGAGACGACTGGATCGTCAACGGTTCCAAGACGTTCATCTCCTCCGGCATCAACTGCGACCTGGTCGTCACGGTGTGCCGCACCGACCCCGAGGCGGGGCACAAGGGCTTCACTCTGCTGGTGGTCGAGGACGGCATGGAGGGCTTCACCCGCGGCCGCAAGCTCGAGAAGATGGGTCTGCATTACCAGGACACCGCGGAACTGCACTTCGACAATGTCCGGGTGCCGTCGGCCAATCTGCTCGGCAAGGAGGGGCGCGGCTTCTATCACCTGATGCACAACCTGCCGTCCGAGCGGCTGTCGATCGCCATCTCGGCCATCGCGGGAGCCCGTGAAACCTGGCGCCAGACGCTGCAGTACGCCAAGGACCGGAGGGCCTTCGGGCAGCCGATCGGCAGCTTCCAGCACAACCGATTCCTGTTGGCCGAGATGGACACCGAACTCGAGATCGGGGAGCAGTACATCGACCGGTGCCTGCAGGCCGTCGTCGACGGTGACTTGACCGCGGTCGAGGCGTCGAAGGCCAAATGGTGGTGCACCGAGACGGCTAAGAAAGTCATCGACGGCTGCGTGCAGTTGCACGGCGGCTACGGCTACATGACGGAGTACCGGGTCGCACGCGACTACATGGACAACCGGATCATGACGATCTTCGGCGGTACGACCGAGATCATGAAGGACATCATCGGCCGCGACCTCGGACTATGA
- a CDS encoding CaiB/BaiF CoA transferase family protein yields the protein MRKPMTGVRVLEVAQFTFVPSAGAVLADWGADVIKVENPVTGDAQRGLVTVAGRSATAPGVSFSPTVEAPNRGKRSVGLSLALNQSRPVFEELVRRSDVFLTNHLPQARAKLRIDLDEIRRINPSIIYVAGSGFGSEGPDRDNGAYDSTAFWARAGNADGVTAAESEVPVGMPAGAFGDNIGGITIAGAVAAALYGRQATGETSVVDVSLLAVGAWANQSNVNLAMLYGCPLPKIDHRTQALGNPLTGAYRCSDGRFIQLSMLQPTRYWAPLCRLLGLRKAADDERFETSESLAANADEATALLADAIGARTFDDCTRLLDLLGGQWAPVQDAWEVANDESMLANGRIATVEDAQGNRQRLVANPVKFDDAFAELSRAPLFAEHTDEVLRELGMEDHDLIDLKIEGAIT from the coding sequence ATGCGTAAACCGATGACCGGCGTGCGGGTGCTGGAGGTCGCGCAGTTCACGTTCGTGCCTTCCGCGGGCGCGGTGCTCGCCGACTGGGGTGCGGACGTCATAAAGGTCGAGAACCCGGTGACCGGGGATGCGCAGCGGGGACTGGTCACGGTCGCAGGCCGCTCCGCCACCGCCCCCGGCGTTTCGTTCTCGCCGACGGTGGAGGCGCCCAACCGCGGTAAGCGCAGCGTCGGATTGTCCTTGGCGCTCAATCAATCGCGTCCGGTGTTCGAGGAACTCGTCCGGCGCAGCGACGTGTTTCTGACCAACCACCTACCACAAGCGCGCGCGAAACTGCGAATCGATCTCGACGAGATCCGTCGGATCAATCCGTCGATCATCTACGTCGCGGGTAGCGGGTTCGGGAGCGAGGGGCCCGATCGCGACAACGGCGCATACGATTCCACGGCGTTCTGGGCACGCGCAGGTAACGCCGACGGTGTCACAGCGGCCGAGTCCGAGGTCCCGGTGGGCATGCCCGCGGGCGCGTTCGGCGACAACATCGGCGGCATCACCATCGCGGGTGCGGTGGCAGCGGCGCTGTACGGGAGGCAGGCGACGGGCGAGACCTCGGTTGTCGACGTATCGCTTCTGGCGGTGGGGGCGTGGGCTAATCAGTCCAACGTGAACCTGGCCATGTTGTACGGCTGTCCGCTGCCCAAGATCGACCACCGTACTCAAGCGCTGGGCAACCCACTGACCGGCGCCTACCGATGCTCCGACGGCCGGTTCATCCAGTTGTCCATGCTGCAGCCCACCCGCTACTGGGCTCCGCTGTGCCGGTTGTTGGGCCTGCGGAAGGCGGCCGACGACGAGCGGTTCGAGACGTCGGAGTCCTTGGCTGCCAACGCCGATGAGGCCACCGCTCTACTGGCCGACGCGATCGGCGCGCGCACCTTCGACGACTGCACGAGGTTGTTGGATCTGCTCGGCGGTCAGTGGGCGCCGGTGCAGGACGCCTGGGAGGTAGCCAACGACGAGTCGATGCTCGCCAACGGGCGGATAGCAACCGTCGAAGACGCGCAGGGCAATAGGCAACGGCTGGTTGCCAATCCGGTGAAGTTCGACGACGCGTTCGCCGAACTCAGCCGGGCACCCTTGTTCGCCGAGCACACCGATGAGGTGCTGCGGGAACTCGGCATGGAAGACCACGACCTCATCGATCTGAAGATCGAAGGTGCCATTACCTGA
- a CDS encoding TetR/AcrR family transcriptional regulator: MAGVSTRASAGRVASWGADAPVGEEQARERLLDAAEACFVDFGPGRTRMSDIAKRAGVHRRTVYDYFPTKDALVAASFVRAIDAVLEASESCWQTDEPFLDQLCNAMLIGLRDARNSPTMSLLIGADDLGRTFRAAEGSEVWSDRLAKALGGRLQAAIAAGEVRDDLTAETMAHWVTRIAFSLAAEPGRSEDGGDAGLIRAFVPACLAPRRIGTPVDRANSPT, translated from the coding sequence ATGGCAGGCGTGTCAACGCGCGCGAGTGCGGGCCGAGTCGCGTCCTGGGGCGCCGATGCGCCGGTTGGCGAGGAGCAGGCCAGGGAGCGACTGCTGGATGCGGCGGAGGCCTGTTTTGTCGACTTCGGGCCCGGCCGCACCCGGATGAGCGACATCGCCAAGCGGGCCGGCGTGCATCGTCGAACGGTGTACGACTACTTCCCCACGAAGGACGCGCTCGTGGCCGCATCCTTCGTGCGGGCGATCGACGCAGTGCTCGAGGCTTCAGAATCCTGTTGGCAGACGGATGAACCTTTTCTGGATCAACTGTGCAATGCGATGTTGATCGGATTGCGGGACGCACGGAACTCGCCCACGATGTCGCTACTGATCGGTGCCGACGACCTCGGACGAACGTTTCGGGCCGCCGAGGGCTCCGAAGTCTGGAGCGACCGTCTCGCGAAGGCACTCGGCGGCCGCCTCCAAGCAGCCATCGCGGCGGGTGAGGTCCGCGATGATCTCACTGCCGAGACCATGGCCCACTGGGTGACCCGCATTGCATTCAGCCTCGCCGCCGAACCCGGCAGAAGCGAGGACGGAGGCGACGCCGGCCTGATTCGAGCATTCGTCCCCGCCTGCCTCGCACCGCGACGAATCGGGACGCCCGTAGACAGGGCGAACAGTCCGACCTGA
- a CDS encoding alpha/beta fold hydrolase has product MDVEYADTGSGPTVLFVHGVYVTGAVWNDVVAELGDGFRCITPTWPLGAHSTSTAGADLGAEAAARRIVHFMEALDLTDVTLVANDTGGGLVLAALGDTTLDTSRIARLVLTNCDSYEHFPPGSFAQIVKLCRFSSALGGAVVRLLATGPGRAFFLKVVCHTPPAKDRQREVFGAFATSAAARRDAVTVTASLDPALTLRAAPAIEAFEKPVTLPWGTDDDLFPLAHAARLREAFPNATLIEIPDCSAFVMLDAPGVLADAIRTNSTGSPL; this is encoded by the coding sequence CTGGACGTCGAGTATGCGGATACCGGGAGCGGGCCGACTGTCCTGTTCGTGCACGGCGTCTACGTGACGGGCGCGGTGTGGAACGACGTCGTGGCCGAGCTCGGTGACGGGTTTCGCTGCATCACCCCGACGTGGCCGCTGGGTGCGCACAGCACGTCGACCGCCGGCGCCGACCTCGGAGCCGAGGCGGCTGCCCGCCGCATCGTACACTTCATGGAGGCGCTCGACCTGACTGACGTCACCCTCGTCGCCAACGACACCGGCGGCGGCCTCGTGCTGGCCGCGCTAGGCGACACCACCCTGGACACGTCCCGCATCGCTCGACTGGTGTTGACCAATTGCGATAGCTACGAACACTTTCCGCCGGGATCGTTCGCGCAGATCGTGAAGCTGTGCCGGTTCAGTTCTGCACTGGGCGGAGCAGTCGTGCGACTGTTGGCCACTGGACCGGGACGGGCCTTCTTCCTCAAGGTCGTCTGCCACACCCCGCCAGCGAAGGACCGCCAGCGTGAGGTGTTCGGAGCATTCGCCACTAGCGCGGCCGCCCGCCGCGACGCCGTCACGGTCACCGCATCGCTGGATCCGGCGCTGACGCTCCGTGCCGCACCGGCGATCGAGGCCTTCGAGAAGCCCGTCACCCTGCCGTGGGGTACCGATGACGACCTCTTCCCGCTCGCCCACGCCGCGCGCCTGCGCGAGGCATTCCCGAACGCCACTCTGATCGAGATCCCGGACTGCTCGGCGTTCGTCATGCTCGATGCGCCGGGAGTGCTCGCCGATGCGATCCGCACCAACTCGACGGGGAGTCCGTTATGA